One stretch of Candidatus Neomarinimicrobiota bacterium DNA includes these proteins:
- a CDS encoding ferritin → MISKKLEKALNEQINKELYSEYYYLGMAAWFNDKGLDGFANFFKVQVQEERFHAMKMYDYLVNRGGKVELETIQKPPQDFESAEDIFKKAYEHEQFVTKSINDLMDLAIAENDHATRNFLNWFIEEQVEEEASMDELLTKVRMIGSKGHGLLMLDGQLAQRSFNPVDSEA, encoded by the coding sequence ATGATATCGAAAAAGCTGGAAAAAGCTTTGAACGAACAAATCAACAAAGAGCTGTATTCCGAATACTACTATCTTGGAATGGCTGCCTGGTTCAATGATAAAGGACTGGACGGCTTTGCCAATTTTTTTAAGGTCCAGGTGCAGGAAGAACGCTTTCACGCCATGAAAATGTATGATTACCTGGTAAACCGGGGAGGTAAGGTTGAACTGGAAACCATTCAGAAACCGCCTCAGGATTTTGAATCTGCCGAAGATATATTCAAAAAAGCCTATGAGCATGAACAATTCGTGACAAAATCCATCAATGATCTGATGGATCTGGCCATTGCTGAAAATGATCATGCCACACGGAATTTTCTCAACTGGTTCATTGAAGAACAGGTTGAAGAAGAAGCATCTATGGATGAACTGCTGACGAAAGTCCGTATGATCGGATCGAAAGGACACGGATTGTTGATGCTGGACGGACAACTTGCGCAACGGTCTTTCAACCCTGTTGATTCTGAGGCTTGA
- a CDS encoding desulfoferrodoxin, with product MPVQGDLLYSPKSKTLVEVIHGSENLPECDGFPMKILEAKTEDSKHEKHVPYVETKDDGVLVKIGQNEDHPMTEEHYIYYIEVRTGDMSLRKYLKPGDKPQAWFPVNRFEIVEVLEWCNIHGLWKA from the coding sequence ATGCCTGTTCAAGGAGACTTACTCTATTCACCAAAAAGTAAAACATTAGTGGAAGTGATTCATGGAAGTGAGAACCTGCCGGAATGCGACGGGTTCCCCATGAAAATACTGGAAGCCAAAACAGAAGATTCCAAACACGAAAAACATGTCCCCTATGTGGAAACAAAGGATGACGGCGTTTTGGTAAAAATCGGCCAGAACGAAGACCACCCCATGACCGAAGAACACTACATATATTACATTGAAGTCCGTACCGGGGATATGAGCCTGCGAAAATACCTGAAACCCGGGGACAAACCCCAGGCCTGGTTTCCGGTAAACCGCTTCGAGATTGTGGAAGTTCTGGAATGGTGTAACATTCACGGATTGTGGAAAGCATGA